A stretch of Carya illinoinensis cultivar Pawnee chromosome 14, C.illinoinensisPawnee_v1, whole genome shotgun sequence DNA encodes these proteins:
- the LOC122293434 gene encoding transcription factor MYB59-like, giving the protein MKMVQEEIRKGPWTEREDFKLNCFVGLFGDRRWDNIAKVSGLNRTGKSCRLRWVNYLHPGLKRGKLTPQEERLVLELQSKWGNRWSRIAHRLPGRTDNEIKNYWRTHMRKQAQEKKRGLSPSSSSSNSCLTSASNPTVDSLPFPKTGEESFYDTGGHDTIAADSLSFPKTGEESFYDTGGPEIIVSAEKQIEEEKAGENVYSMDDIWKDIALSEEKTIKPAYCSFSEGGSTFSHHALTSSSWEYFLDSLWRMDEEVSKMFLPTSDQFFPCYEYGRASLTG; this is encoded by the exons atgaaaatggttcAAGAGGAAATCCGAAAGGGTCCATGGACAGAACGGGAGGACTTCAAATTGAACTGTTTTGTGGGTTTGTTTGGGGATCGCCGATGGGATAATATAGCAAAAGTTTCAG GTTTGAACAGAACAGGAAAGAGTTGCAGGTTGCGATGGGTTAATTACCTGCACCCTGGCCTCAAACGAGGTAAGCTGACTCCTCAAGAAGAGCGCCTTGTGCTGGAACTTCAATCCAAATGGGGAAACAG ATGGTCAAGAATTGCCCACAGATTACCAGGGCGTACAGATAATGAGATTAAGAATTATTGGAGAACTCATATGAGGAAGCAAGCTCAAGAGAAGAAACGGGGTTTGTCtccatcttcatcatcttcaaaTTCTTGCTTAACATCAGCTAGCAATCCTACTGTGGATTCATTGCCCTTCCCCAAGACTGGAGAAGAGAGCTTTTATGACACAGGAGGTCATGATACTATAGCTGCGGATTCATTGTCCTTCCCAAAGACAGGAGAAGAGAGCTTTTATGACACTGGAGGTCCTGAAATCATCGTTTCAGCAGAAAagcagattgaagaagagaAAGCAGGTGAAAACGTATACTCAatggatgacatatggaaagatATTGCCCTGTCAGaagaaaaaactataaaaccaGCCTATTGTAGCTTTAGTGAAGGAGGTAGCACTTTCTCTCATCATGCTTTGACTTCTTCGTCATGGGAGTATTTTCTGGACTCACTGTGGAGGATGGATGAAGAAGTGAGTAAGATGTTTCTCCCCACGAGTGATCAG